In a single window of the Eshraghiella crossota genome:
- a CDS encoding relaxase/mobilization nuclease domain-containing protein translates to MKDCGGHFHGKHLKRALDYVMNPDKTQDGRLVGAINCQVDTAFEQMKETKRNFGKIDKRQGYHIILSFKENEVNPDTAFEITQKFVEEYLGKSYEAVFVVHDNTAHVHSHIVFNSVSFVDGKKYRYEKGDWAKYIQPITNRLCQEYGLSIIDVDDEKKERQHESYKEWSEYREGNFVWSDMIKRDLDACILQAKDYEEFLELLSEKGYQIKQGKHLAIKPQGMTRFRRCKSLGDMYCEEAIRDRIVKEDIAFYKSKQDIPKVSIVKCRVKRYRRAGLSGLQKKHYAKLYRVGKLKKRPYSQVWKYREDIRKMHKLQEQYLFLARHNIHSAEELVGTIASLTDKKKETSAEKSRIYKARERSMELFTAADEMENLKPAEQSYRLGDIFFEDEHRKWVALEQELQAQGYSLEEVQALRRHYKEEYSEVCAREKVVCRELNTGKAILNSMIPDSISDGRKTEYNREIIRDRKEQPVR, encoded by the coding sequence ATGAAAGATTGTGGCGGGCATTTTCACGGAAAACATTTAAAGCGGGCACTTGATTATGTGATGAACCCGGACAAAACACAGGATGGCAGACTGGTGGGTGCAATAAACTGTCAGGTCGATACCGCATTTGAGCAGATGAAGGAAACCAAGCGTAATTTTGGAAAAATTGATAAGCGTCAGGGGTATCATATCATACTTTCCTTTAAGGAAAATGAGGTAAATCCGGATACGGCATTTGAAATTACACAGAAATTTGTGGAGGAATATCTTGGTAAGTCATACGAAGCGGTGTTTGTGGTACACGATAATACAGCCCATGTTCATTCCCATATCGTATTTAACAGCGTGAGTTTTGTGGACGGTAAAAAGTACCGTTACGAAAAAGGGGACTGGGCAAAGTATATCCAGCCTATCACGAACAGGCTGTGTCAGGAATATGGACTCTCCATTATTGATGTGGATGATGAGAAAAAGGAGAGGCAGCACGAAAGCTATAAGGAATGGAGTGAGTACAGGGAGGGTAATTTTGTATGGTCCGATATGATAAAAAGAGACTTGGATGCCTGTATTTTGCAGGCGAAGGACTATGAGGAATTTCTCGAACTGCTGTCTGAAAAGGGATATCAGATAAAGCAGGGAAAACATCTGGCAATCAAGCCACAGGGTATGACAAGGTTCAGAAGGTGCAAATCTCTTGGGGATATGTATTGTGAGGAAGCAATCCGGGACAGGATTGTAAAAGAGGATATTGCGTTTTATAAGAGTAAACAGGATATACCGAAAGTTTCCATTGTAAAGTGCAGAGTTAAAAGATACCGCAGGGCAGGCTTGTCAGGACTTCAGAAAAAGCATTATGCGAAGCTGTACCGGGTGGGAAAACTCAAAAAAAGACCATACAGTCAGGTATGGAAGTACAGGGAGGATATCCGTAAAATGCACAAGCTGCAGGAACAGTATTTGTTCCTTGCAAGGCATAATATCCATTCAGCAGAAGAACTTGTGGGGACGATAGCTTCTCTTACGGATAAGAAAAAAGAGACTTCGGCAGAAAAGAGCCGGATTTATAAAGCAAGGGAAAGGAGCATGGAACTTTTTACTGCGGCTGATGAGATGGAAAACTTAAAGCCAGCAGAGCAGTCATACAGGCTTGGAGATATCTTCTTTGAAGATGAGCATAGGAAGTGGGTGGCACTGGAGCAGGAATTACAGGCACAGGGATATTCGCTTGAGGAAGTGCAGGCTTTAAGAAGACATTACAAAGAGGAGTATTCAGAAGTGTGTGCGAGAGAAAAGGTTGTATGCAGGGAACTGAATACGGGTAAGGCAATATTAAACAGCATGATTCCGGACAGTATTTCAGATGGAAGAAAGACCGAATACAACAGAGAGATTATAAGAGACAGAAAAGAGCAGCCAGTAAGATAG
- a CDS encoding PcfB family protein, which produces MAEEIQEAVQIIRVAYDGIEIAMKVGSGGIAAMQKAIDFLKGMLDYEKSLGKTSMRKLLLKGGDLQVLQFKTEDMRKVERMAKKYGILYSVLPDCNKTDGMSEVIFHTEAVPRVNMMIQKLKFGRIATFDDYLKNGDEKSLGKLMDFLRKQQGNEKSHTVEGDKVNSAIDGLIEKVGMFAMEKQAISVEQVKENFSINGEQAENVIKQLETIGVLGGRSEDGTHKVMMDKEAFTNRIRGYQSLADRMRAISASKNTNLSDVTISKKLIAEENDHAVKTRVPGTWGKDVRYVWLHKENVMDIHNGKTMLTFLDTSKDYKLYDEQNRVVTTKKGDELYTHYDKVESSVRERYEKVQKEQKKTTKKKTVTTRKER; this is translated from the coding sequence ATGGCAGAGGAAATTCAGGAAGCGGTACAGATTATCCGTGTCGCATATGACGGGATAGAGATTGCTATGAAAGTAGGCAGTGGCGGTATTGCCGCCATGCAGAAGGCAATCGACTTTTTAAAGGGGATGCTTGATTATGAAAAGTCGTTGGGAAAAACATCTATGAGAAAGCTGCTCTTAAAGGGCGGGGATTTGCAGGTATTGCAGTTTAAAACGGAAGATATGAGAAAGGTTGAGAGAATGGCAAAGAAATACGGAATCCTGTATTCGGTTCTTCCAGACTGTAACAAGACAGACGGTATGAGTGAGGTCATCTTTCATACAGAGGCAGTTCCCCGTGTGAATATGATGATACAGAAGCTGAAATTTGGCAGGATTGCCACCTTTGATGACTATCTGAAGAATGGAGATGAAAAGTCCCTCGGCAAGCTGATGGATTTTTTGAGAAAACAGCAGGGAAACGAGAAAAGCCACACGGTAGAAGGGGATAAGGTAAATTCTGCCATAGACGGACTCATTGAAAAAGTGGGAATGTTTGCTATGGAAAAACAGGCTATCAGTGTGGAGCAGGTCAAGGAGAATTTCAGCATCAATGGGGAGCAGGCAGAAAATGTAATAAAACAGCTTGAGACAATCGGGGTGCTTGGCGGCAGGAGTGAGGATGGTACACACAAGGTAATGATGGATAAGGAGGCTTTCACTAACCGGATCAGAGGGTATCAGAGCCTTGCGGACAGAATGAGGGCAATATCTGCCTCAAAAAATACGAACCTGTCAGATGTTACGATCAGTAAGAAACTTATTGCAGAAGAAAACGACCATGCAGTAAAGACCAGAGTTCCGGGAACATGGGGAAAAGATGTCAGATATGTGTGGCTGCATAAGGAGAACGTTATGGATATCCATAATGGAAAGACAATGCTCACATTCCTTGATACCAGCAAGGATTACAAACTCTATGATGAGCAGAACCGTGTGGTAACTACGAAAAAGGGAGACGAACTTTATACGCATTATGATAAGGTAGAATCATCTGTCAGGGAGCGATATGAAAAGGTTCAGAAAGAACAGAAAAAGACCACAAAGAAGAAAACGGTTACTACCAGAAAAGAGAGGTAG
- a CDS encoding multidrug transporter, producing the protein MAENREITLFSEPEELIAWAEVYDKQINPSIEDAALLLNYMEGHDYAIGMDAEGKMYRQDMAEENGEIEPFPIDDVIDKVCEWNYDLILHAEAKKDDPKDFQEYCEFQKKYDSLKADERVLDRLFDKTSHAKEIDAVATALVEAFISNLEGKGDLEKAAATIAQGIKDYSTDKRGR; encoded by the coding sequence GTGGCAGAGAACAGGGAAATAACACTTTTTTCAGAACCAGAGGAACTGATTGCCTGGGCAGAAGTATATGATAAGCAAATCAACCCTTCGATAGAAGATGCTGCACTTCTTCTTAATTATATGGAAGGACATGATTATGCAATCGGAATGGATGCAGAGGGGAAGATGTACAGACAGGATATGGCAGAGGAAAACGGTGAGATAGAGCCATTTCCGATAGATGATGTGATTGATAAGGTGTGTGAGTGGAATTATGATCTGATACTTCACGCAGAGGCAAAGAAAGATGATCCGAAAGATTTTCAGGAATATTGCGAATTTCAGAAAAAGTATGACAGTTTAAAGGCAGATGAGAGGGTGTTAGACCGATTATTTGATAAAACCAGTCATGCAAAGGAGATTGATGCTGTTGCAACGGCACTGGTGGAAGCGTTTATCAGTAATCTGGAGGGCAAGGGTGATTTGGAAAAGGCGGCAGCCACGATAGCACAAGGAATAAAGGATTACAGTACAGATAAGAGGGGAAGGTGA
- a CDS encoding plasmid mobilization protein, which translates to MADKIHCIRKTLRLMPQEAEMLAKKAGESGMCEADYLRLLISQKPNDYPEVRELLKELINEVNRIGININQIVFNNNAGLYSKEDKTQLVAYMRKLNKKVNEAVVQIGNQ; encoded by the coding sequence ATGGCAGATAAAATCCACTGTATCAGGAAAACGCTCCGTCTTATGCCGCAGGAGGCAGAAATGCTTGCAAAAAAGGCAGGGGAGAGCGGAATGTGTGAAGCAGATTATTTAAGACTGCTCATCAGCCAGAAACCGAATGATTACCCGGAAGTCAGGGAACTCTTAAAAGAGCTTATCAATGAAGTGAACCGTATTGGAATCAATATCAATCAGATCGTATTCAATAACAATGCAGGACTTTATTCCAAAGAGGATAAAACACAGCTTGTTGCCTATATGCGTAAACTGAACAAGAAAGTAAATGAGGCGGTGGTGCAGATTGGCAATCAGTAA